From Plectropomus leopardus isolate mb chromosome 4, YSFRI_Pleo_2.0, whole genome shotgun sequence, the proteins below share one genomic window:
- the LOC121942334 gene encoding FERM and PDZ domain-containing protein 1 translates to MEVQDRSRSPSRRTSRVEQVVGRWLRRSRDLGSRSHSLSRDRVAVDGKSAECSGSDQRNYPFRFIVQIQRDPNLNSHGLTLSSQNPILVQEVTPGGPADGRLVPGDQLVKINNIAVEDLTPEQAAEIIRECQDTLTMTVLRTMQGPKSSFITPEKRAKLRSNPVKVHFAEEVEVNGHSQGNSLLFLPNVLKVYLENGQTKAFKFDPNTTVKDIVMTLKEKLSLSRIEHFSLVLEQQHSITKLLLLHEEERIQQVVQKKEAHDYRCLFRVCFMPKTLQTLLQEDPTAFEYLYLQGVNDVLQERFAIEMRCNTALRLAALHIQERLASCGQSPKTNLKMITKTWGIENFVSSTLLRNMREKDLRKAIGYHMKKSQSQHDPKQKGLSVDQTRINYLEELSDLKSFGGKSFSATMMLQDRESMVTLLVGARYGVSQVVNHKLSILSTLTEFTSITRIELLPESDKVSLVKIYLQDIKPITLLLESAAAKDMSCLIAGYCRVFVDPNLNIFPWIHDSKKHRVSAEEGYVSRCGSDSETSSDLDMEPLVAQVSHDNRPCPRGRSSSDPEGRKRKDRNTKRNKDGKEKGDWEDKRQKEEKDTDPEKEKKRESKNEDTEHKEGAERAHDDRQRKVMDNDVREQQEKVGAGGEMGGGEEVRAAEEQPSEASDSCHTDSRVLTSPSSDSLDALEEDDLISCSSSSVHPNAPAHSHSSLHLHPYTHGHAQPHLLAPPPAHTHPLILTTQDRGREGCRRSGDGADPQLLAPVSPSSNLQQKHSGNLCSDDTSLCFADLSRLVDFLPSPPEASEEEDEEEELRRRRRKMFKETGETLRGAGERGSESTEGSFKEHPPSPSPSSPSSHMEFVFNFDQSDARCYYKLCSNITPDSARSLPHPLQKNEGEDWDGVEGDEVKAVDLEPVPILHPPPGFGDSSSDEEFFDARDGFTSPEDPTSGAVPRDISTEMKLDFLSTLSLSDIRVSVTDADNEDKVEEERKGGDEEGGGGETLFQLRKRCRKRRSFMETDYTSTVSYPEPDPEKQGLVSSRLHKNLLAEASDAQMLCLDPEPSEQTQNPSPTVSSLTHSEGEPAQLESKPILPITRSRGPSSPCGLDSNEQARGPLAPSRSRKQEMEMEPDAMESKSVTDLVKVAAPTITVVRCRVDPDGKESADRRGDGKEEGEEQEEMSEGKEEGEKEETAGVSGNGPFTKHMFLPDSTEECKGGGEKKEGVRGYSSSSKRPLVGAERQPEANTLLTSLIDLNKKSSNGLLGVHLIALEQNKYAEEHKLEGVCEKSSPPSYSPPPAPPSTPLPPKAVLHKSQSDCFVSEDSGMENPGTSTKMSFSNSEGMPLGKQSHTSKAQSVVDIRTSVNEDEAMGGVSSTVTTSDEVTDSNNSDNVFDDEEVSNSLNSSSSDKKDDWALVTKHSISGNSTTASKGESQKTVKSLTNMETHPKMYSVNSDYTRAINSITAKLGAATSATSPTFSSGARLQSEVTHGSSSCLDQNEDEPRSDCTMPSPSLAKSNTATFHDLSKAPPSPTHFLFQTCSPSIISRLSASTLREKIQKLPLYLSRSQETVTQAEVGNIAQSSAEDNSRDKVEITIKVTDVDDITQTVEFDMGTTVESVESDDSDATVTGSEVDEEFFVETSSAKSFHSVSEVKEVSSPLPVQTEPKPQHQNQLLYTGPNKNTPGPITKPPASIANRLQRDTSGLKMNTPGPIKDAPKMKFTSPDEDFPGYKLNNQTRSTAPPIVVTTQNLNGPGLPFHSQSQRVRRTSSDRPLMGLCRPTEQNSNSATTPSSGCKVFTICEDPSQTKSPAELETSPPLKTEFGCTSVLASGCESVVEGVQVPLDACGCPTVYTNCFGSGDSFDEELTVYEFSCRTQSSGVTQTSGSGLPLITSPNVPSFLSTSSTHSPSFPRSILFSSSTSELSPLLSPLSDVSDRFLSQTQKDTISRLGQQPYPEPPAGFQVLRVDVDQLLSILESSGADRSVAGHGGRHPRDTCPAHFTENKRVLQTEARRLMSGCQKVVGIGQSPEEMLFSLADSFRTLVELAGICLWFSGCERCDRRNAEAVAGLADVARSFRDFCLAAERASSKRSCQDLSTKLLAKQCTALTASVFCLTQLFRTLTAL, encoded by the exons ATGGAGGTGCAGGACAGGAGCCGCTCCCCATCCCGTAGAACCAGTCGGGTGGAGCAGGTGGTGGGACGATGGCTAAGACGGTCCCGGGATCTGGGCAGCAGGTCTCACTCTCTGAGCAG AGACCGGGTTGCGGTGGACGGGAAGTCAGCAGAGTGCAGTGGCTCGGATCAGAGGAATTATCCCTTCCGCTTCATCGTTCAGATCCAACGGGACCCGAACCTCAACTCACATGGCCTGACCCTGTCTTCCCAGAACCCCATCCTCGTGCAGGAGGTCACCCCAG gtggtCCCGCAGATGGCCGTCTCGTCCCTGGCGACCAGCTTGTGAAGATCAATAACATCGCGGTCGAAGACTTGACCCCGGAGCAAGCTGCTGAAATAATCAG ggAGTGTCAAGATACGCTGACAATGACTGTCCTCAGAACGATGCAG GGCCCGAAGTCTTCATTCATCACACCAGAGAAGAGGGCCAAGCTCAGGTCGAATCCTGTCAAAGTTCACTTTGCTGAGGAGGTGGAAGTCAATGGACACTCTCAG GGCAACTCGCTGCTCTTCTTGCCTAATGTTCTGAAGGTGTATCTGGAGAACGGGCAGACCAAGGCCTTTAAATTTGACCCCAACACCACAGTCAAG GACATTGTGATGACACTGAAGGAGAAGCTTTCTCTGAGCCGCATCGAACACTTCTCCCTGGTGCTcgagcagcagcacagcatcaccaaactactgctgctgcatgaggaggagaggatacagcag GTGGTCCAGAAGAAAGAAGCCCATGACTACAGATGTCTGTTCCGTGTTTGTTTTATGCCCAAAACCCTCCAGACGCTACTGCAGGAGGATCCCACTGCCTTTGAGTACCTCTACCTGCAG ggggtGAATGATGTGCTGCAGGAGCGCTTTGCAATAGAGATGAGGTGTAACACCGCCCTGCGGCTCGCTGCGCTGCACATCCAGGAGCGCCTGGCGAGCTGTGGACAGTCACCAAAGACCAACCTGAAGATGATCAC GAAGACGTGGGGCATTGAGAACTTTGTGTCGTCCACCCTGCTGAGGAATATGCGAGAAAAAGATCTGAGGAAGGCCATCGGCTACCACATGAAGaagagccaatcacagcacgATCCCAAGCAGAAGGGTCTGTCAGTGGATCAGACCCGGATCAACTACCTGGAGGAGCTGAGCGACCTCAAGTCATTCGGAGGGAAATCCTTCAGCGCCACCATGATG CTTCAGGACAGGGAATCAATGGTGACCTTGTTGGTGGGGGCGCGCTACGGCGTGAGTCAGGTGGTCAATCACAAACTGAGCATCCTGTCCACCCTGACAGAGTTCACCAGCATCACACGCATCGAGCTGCTGCCTGAATCCGACAAGGTCAGCCTGGTCAAGATATACCTGCAGGACATCAAG CCCATCACATTACTACTGGAGTCAGCAGCTGCCAAAGACATGTCCTGCCTGATCGCAGGGTACTGTCGAGTGTTTGTTGACCCCAACCTCAACATCTTCCCCTGGATCCATGACTCCAAGAAGCACAGAGTGTCTGCTGAGGAAG GTTATGTGTCTCGGTGTGGCAGCGACTCAGAAACCTCCTCAGACTTGGACATGGAGCCACTGGTCGCCCAGGTGTCCCATGACAACAGGCCCTGTCCTCGAGGTAGATCCTCGTCAGACCCCgagggaagaaaaagaaaagacagaaacacaaaaagaaacaaagatggCAAAGAAAAGGGAGACTGGGAGGATAAAAGgcaaaaggaagaaaaggacACTGACCCTgagaaggaaaagaagagagagagtaaGAATGAAGACACAGAGCACAAGGAAGGGGCAGAGAGGGCGCACGATGATCGACAAAGGAAGGTAATGGACAACGATGTGAGGGAACAACAGGAAAAAGTGGGAGCAGGAGGTGAAatgggaggaggagaagaggtgCGAGCAGCGGAGGAGCAGCCATCTGAAGCATCAGATTCCTGTCATACTGACTCTCGTGTCCTTACCAGCCCCTCCAGCGACTCCCTCGATGCTTTGGAGGAAGATGACTTAATTTCATGTTCCTCTTCCTCCGTCCATCCCAATGCTCCTGCCCACAGCCACTCTTCCCTTCATCTTCACCCCTACACCCATGGGCACGCTCAGCCCCACCTCCTCGCCCCGCCACCGGCTCACACCCACCCCCTCATCCTTACAACTCAGGACAGAGGTAGAGAGGGCTGCAGGAGGTCAGGCGACGGAGCTGATCCCCAACTCCTCGCTCctgtctccccctcctccaaCCTTCAGCAGAAACATTCAGGTAACCTCTGCTCTGACGACACCTCCCTGTGTTTCGCTGACCTCTCCCGCCTTGTGGACTTCCTGCCGAGTCCTCCAGAGGCCAGcgaggaggaagatgaagaggaggagttgaggaggaggaggagaaagatgtTTAAGGAAACGGGCGAGACGCTGCGAGGAGCAGGTGAAAGAGGAAGCGAAAGCACAGAGGGCAGTTTTAAAGAACACCCACCGTCCCCATCTccatcctccccctcctcccacaTGGAGTTTGTGTTTAACTTTGACCAAAGTGACGCACGCTGCTACTACAAACTGTGCTCCAACATCACCCCCGACAGCGCTCGCAGCCTCCCCCACCCGCTGCAGAAGAATGAGGGAGAGGATTGGGACGGGGTTGAGGGAGATGAAGTGAAGGCGGTTGACCTGGAGCCTGTCCCCATCCTACATCCACCTCCTGGCTTTGGAGACAGCAGCTCTGATGAGGAGTTCTTTGATGCCAGAGACGGATTCACCTCTCCTGAAGACCCGACCTCCGGGGCCGTACCGAGAG ATATCAGCACAGAGATGAAACTAGACTTCCTCAGCACACTCAGCCTCAGTGACATCAGAGTTTCAGTCACAGATGCAGACAATGAAGACAaagtggaggaagagagaaaaggaggagacgAGGAAGGAGGAGGCGGAGAAACATTGTTCCAGCTCAGAAAAAGGTGCCGGAAGCGCCGTTCCTTCATGGAAACTGATTACACCTCCACAGTGTCATATCCAGAGCCAGATCCAGAAAAGCAGGGCCTGGTCTCTAGTAGGCTTCATAAAAACCTGTTGGCAGAAGCCAGTGATGCACAGATGCTGTGTTTAGATCCTGAACCTTCAGAGCAAACCCAAAATCCCAGTCCTACTGTCTCCTCTTTGACTCACTCTGAAGGGGAACCAGCTCAGCTGGAGTCAAAACCCATCTTGCCCATAACCCGCTCACGTGGACCTAGCTCTCCATGTGGTTTGGACTCCAATGAGCAGGCTAGAGGTCCACTGGCCCCCTCCAGGAGCAGGAAACAAGAAATGGAGATGGAACCAGATGCAATGGAATCCAAATCAGTCACAGATCTGGTGAAGGTAGCAGCTCCCACCATCACAGTTGTCCGCTGTCGGGTGGATCCAGATGGAAAGGAGAGTGCTGATCGGAGGGGTGATGGgaaggaggaaggggaggaacAGGAAGAGATGAGTGAGgggaaagaggagggagagaaggaggagacaGCAGGTGTGTCAGGGAATGGGCCGTTCACTAAACACATGTTTTTGCCAGATAGCACAGAGGAATGTAaggggggaggagagaagaaggaggGGGTGAGAGGGTACTCATCCAGTTCAAAGAGACCACTCGTAGGTGCTGAAAGGCAGCCAGAGGCCAACACACTGCTGACAAGTTTGATAGACCTTAATAAAAAGAGCAGTAATGGCCTTTTGGGAGTACATCTGATTGCCCTAGAGCAAAACAAATACGCAGAGGAACATAAACttgaaggtgtgtgtgaaaAGTCCAGCCCTCCATCATACTCACCACCACCTGCTCCACCCTCAACACCGCTACCTCCTAAAGCAGTTCTTCACAAATCCCAAAGTGACTGTTTTGTGAGTGAAGACAGTGGCATGGAAAACCCAGGGACTTCAACCAAGATGTCTTTTTCTAATTCTGAGGGGATGCCACTTGGCAAACAAAGTCACACCAGTAAAGCGCAATCAGTTGTAGACATCAGGACCAGTGTTAATGAGGATGAAGCCATGGGTGGTGTTAGCTCCACTGTGACCACTAGTGATGAAGTTACTGACAGCAACAATTCAGACaatgtttttgatgatgaaGAGGTGAGTAATTCCTTAAATTCTAGTTCAAGTGACAAGAAAGATGACTGGGCTTTAGTTACAAAGCATAGCATCAGTGGAAATTCAACCACAGCAAGTAAAGGTGAGTCACAAAAGACTGTTAAGTCTCTTACCAACATGGaaacacatccaaaaatgtattcagtaaATTCTGATTATACTCGAGCTATAAACTCTATCACTGCAAAGCTTGGAGCTGCAACAAGTGCCACCTCTCCTACGTTTAGTTCAGGTGCCAGGTTGCAAAGTGAGGTCACACATGGAAGTTCTTCATGTTTGGATCAAAATGAAGACGAACCCAGAAGTGATTGCACTATGCCCAGTCCTAGCTTAGCAAAAAGTAACACAGCCACATTCCATGATCTCTCCAAAGCGCCTCCCTCCCCAACTCACTTCCTTTTTCAGACCTGTTCTCCGAGCATTATCAGTCGCTTATCTGCCTCGACACTAAGGGAGAAGATTCAAAAGTTGCCCCTTTACTTATCGCGCTCCCAGGAAACCGTCACCCAAGCTGAAGTAGGGAATATAGCTCAGAGTTCTGCTGAGGACAACAGTAGAGACAAAGTTGAGATCACCATCAAAGTTACGGATGTTGATGACATCACACAAACAGTGGAGTTCGACATGGGCACAACTGTAGAATCAGTGGAGTCAGATGATTCAGATGCAACAGTTACAGGATCCGAAGTTGATGAAGAGTTTTTTGTTGAAACAAGCTCGGCAAAGAGTTTTCATTCAGTGTCAGAGGTGAAGGAAGTAAGCTCTCCTTTGCCTGTCCAGACTGAGCCCAAACCTCAACACCAAAATCAGCTTCTGTACACTGGACCCAACAAGAACACACCAGGACCAATAACCAAGCCTCCAGCCTCGATAGCAAACAGACTCCAAAGAGACACTTCAGGCCTAAAGATGAACACTCCTGGTCCTATAAAAGATGCTCCAAAGATGAAGTTTACAAGTCCAGATGAAGACTTTCCAGGTTATAAGTTGAACAATCAGACACGTTCTACTGCCCCTCCGATAGTGGTCACTACACAGAATCTGAACGGGCCAGGACTCCCTTTTCATAGTCAGTCACAGAGAGTTAGACGGACCAGTAGCGACAGACCTTTGATGGGTCTTTGTAGGCCCACAGAGCAGAATTCAAACTCAGCAACAACACCTTCTTCAGGCTGTAAGGTGTTTACCATCTGTGAGGATCCGTCCCAGACAAAGAGCCCGGCCGAGTTGGAGACTTCCCCACCCTTGAAGACTGAGTTTGGCTGCACTTCTGTGCTAGCGTCTGGATGCGAGTCAGTTGTGGAAGGGGTGCAGGTGCCACTGGATGCTTGTGGTTGCCCAACAGTTTATACCAACTGCTTCGGCAGTGGGGACAGCTTTGACGAGGAGCTAACAGTCTACGAGTTCTCTTGCCGCACACAGAGCAGTGGTGTGACTCAGACTTCTGGATCAGGTCTCCCTCTCATAACCTCTCCAAACGTTCCCAGCTTTCtgtccacctcctccacccacTCTCCCTCCTTCCCACGCTCCatccttttctcttcctctacCTCTGAACTCAGCCCTCTCCTCTCACCACTGTCTGACGTCTCTGACCGTTTcctgtcacaaacacaaaaggacaCCATCAGTCGACTCGGGCAGCAGCCCTATCCAGAACCTCCAGCAGGTTTCCAAGTACTCCGCGTAGACGTGGACCAGCTCCTTTCCATTCTGGAGAGCAGTGGTGCTGACCGATCTGTAGCAGGCCATGGGGGTCGCCACCCGAGGGACACCTGCCCAGCCCACTTTACAGAGAACAAGAGGGTGCTCCAGACAGAGGCACGGCGGCTGATGTCAGGCTGCCAGAAGGTGGTGGGGATCGGACAAAGCCCAGAGGAAATGCTTTTCTCCCTGGCTGACAGTTTCCGGACCTTGGTGGAGTTAGCGGGTATATGTCTATGGTTCTCTGGTTGCGAAAGGTGTGACCGGAGGAACGCAGAGGCAGTTGCAGGTCTGGCAGATGTGGCCCGTTCATTCAGGGACTTCTGTCTGGCAGCGGAGCGAGCGAGCAGCAAGCGCAGCTGCCAGGACCTGAGCACCAAGCTGCTTGCCAAACAGTGCACCGCGCTCACCGCCTCTGTCTTCTGCCTCACACAGCTATTCCGCACACTCACTGCACTATGA